In Haematobia irritans isolate KBUSLIRL chromosome 1, ASM5000362v1, whole genome shotgun sequence, a genomic segment contains:
- the dgrn gene encoding degringolade isoform X3: MKQRTVEEALENVTEFIDSVYRDLSMLSPTLSQSSSRSQRIARRSTEVTPLASPESPAIAAGGSRSQDIDSYDTFAEHVKPFSSPRRRNQDDSIIEKINRICDSVDQNLRAVGIVINPERSQSTNCTNDNRNIPMPSTNGTSSNRRQPRGLTTSRTDTDINDAIIFSTPTETPSRNLFQYSIQNRNPTNNNVTQNSRPIPNEIVLDDDEDDDVVVVQSNLPPVIDLCTPNEGHRRLTINRNDLTRRHLETPVGVEVEEIPVRRRRLSKSKSKEDLPNVATNSPSPSKSQSENSSLDNTPFMCPVCMESCLKRRPTTTKCGHIYCEECIRHAIRLTHKCPMCKTKLSSSSLIRIYV; this comes from the exons ATGaaa CAGCGAACTGTCGAAGAAGCTTTGGAAAATGTTACAGAATTCATAGACAGCGTTTATAGGGACTTAAGTATGTTGTCACCAACATTGTCCCAATCATCTTCCCGTTCACAAAGAATTGCAAGACGATCAACAGAAGTAACGCCACTAGCTTCACCGGAAAGTCCTGCTATTGCTGCTGGTGGTTCAAGAAGCCAGGATATTGATTCATACGATACATTTGCCGAGCATGTCAAGCCGTTCAGTTCACCTAGACGACGCAATCAAGACgattccattatagaaaaaa tTAATAGAATATGTGATTCTGTCGATCAAAATTTAAGAGCTGTGGGAATTGTAATCAATCCGGAAAGAAGTCAGTCCACTAACTGTACAAACG ATAATCGCAACATTCCAATGCCATCTACCAATGGGACGAGTAGCAATAGAAGACAACCTAGAGGCCTTACAACTTCTCGAACTGATACAGATATAAATGATGCTATAATATTTTCTACGCCAACTGAGACGCCATCAAGAAACCTATTTCAATATTCAATACAAAACCGTAATCCAACAAATAACAATGTTACACAAAATTCAAGACCTATTCCgaatgaaattgttttagatgatgatgaagatgatgaCGTTGTCGTTGTCCAATCTAATTTGCCACCAGTTATTGACCTATGCACACCCAATGAGGGCCATCGACGTTTGACAATCAATCGTAATGATTTGACTCGCAGACATTTGGAGACGCCGGTTGGAGTTGAAGTAGAGGAAATACCAGTTCGTCGACGACGTCTATCCAAATCTAAATCAAAAGAGGATTTGCCAAATGTAGCCACAAATTCTCCTTCTCCATCCAAATCTCAAAGTGAAAATAGTTCATTAGATAATACGCCTTTTATGTGTCCCGTATGCATGGAATCTTGCCTAAAACGTAGGCCAACTACCACGAAATGTGGTCATATTTATTGTGAAGAATGTATACGACATGCCATACGATTAACACACAAATGTCCTATGTGTAAAACAAAACTTAGTTCTAGTAGTTTAATACGTATATATGTTTGA
- the dgrn gene encoding degringolade isoform X4, translated as MKRTVEEALENVTEFIDSVYRDLSMLSPTLSQSSSRSQRIARRSTEVTPLASPESPAIAAGGSRSQDIDSYDTFAEHVKPFSSPRRRNQDDSIIEKINRICDSVDQNLRAVGIVINPERSQSTNCTNDNRNIPMPSTNGTSSNRRQPRGLTTSRTDTDINDAIIFSTPTETPSRNLFQYSIQNRNPTNNNVTQNSRPIPNEIVLDDDEDDDVVVVQSNLPPVIDLCTPNEGHRRLTINRNDLTRRHLETPVGVEVEEIPVRRRRLSKSKSKEDLPNVATNSPSPSKSQSENSSLDNTPFMCPVCMESCLKRRPTTTKCGHIYCEECIRHAIRLTHKCPMCKTKLSSSSLIRIYV; from the exons ATGaaa CGAACTGTCGAAGAAGCTTTGGAAAATGTTACAGAATTCATAGACAGCGTTTATAGGGACTTAAGTATGTTGTCACCAACATTGTCCCAATCATCTTCCCGTTCACAAAGAATTGCAAGACGATCAACAGAAGTAACGCCACTAGCTTCACCGGAAAGTCCTGCTATTGCTGCTGGTGGTTCAAGAAGCCAGGATATTGATTCATACGATACATTTGCCGAGCATGTCAAGCCGTTCAGTTCACCTAGACGACGCAATCAAGACgattccattatagaaaaaa tTAATAGAATATGTGATTCTGTCGATCAAAATTTAAGAGCTGTGGGAATTGTAATCAATCCGGAAAGAAGTCAGTCCACTAACTGTACAAACG ATAATCGCAACATTCCAATGCCATCTACCAATGGGACGAGTAGCAATAGAAGACAACCTAGAGGCCTTACAACTTCTCGAACTGATACAGATATAAATGATGCTATAATATTTTCTACGCCAACTGAGACGCCATCAAGAAACCTATTTCAATATTCAATACAAAACCGTAATCCAACAAATAACAATGTTACACAAAATTCAAGACCTATTCCgaatgaaattgttttagatgatgatgaagatgatgaCGTTGTCGTTGTCCAATCTAATTTGCCACCAGTTATTGACCTATGCACACCCAATGAGGGCCATCGACGTTTGACAATCAATCGTAATGATTTGACTCGCAGACATTTGGAGACGCCGGTTGGAGTTGAAGTAGAGGAAATACCAGTTCGTCGACGACGTCTATCCAAATCTAAATCAAAAGAGGATTTGCCAAATGTAGCCACAAATTCTCCTTCTCCATCCAAATCTCAAAGTGAAAATAGTTCATTAGATAATACGCCTTTTATGTGTCCCGTATGCATGGAATCTTGCCTAAAACGTAGGCCAACTACCACGAAATGTGGTCATATTTATTGTGAAGAATGTATACGACATGCCATACGATTAACACACAAATGTCCTATGTGTAAAACAAAACTTAGTTCTAGTAGTTTAATACGTATATATGTTTGA
- the dgrn gene encoding degringolade isoform X5: MKTRTQVKKMSSNVEVPIEQRTVEEALENVTEFIDSVYRDLSMLSPTLSQSSSRSQRIARRSTEVTPLASPESPAIAAGGSRSQDIDSYDTFAEHVKPFSSPRRRNQDDSIIEKNNRNIPMPSTNGTSSNRRQPRGLTTSRTDTDINDAIIFSTPTETPSRNLFQYSIQNRNPTNNNVTQNSRPIPNEIVLDDDEDDDVVVVQSNLPPVIDLCTPNEGHRRLTINRNDLTRRHLETPVGVEVEEIPVRRRRLSKSKSKEDLPNVATNSPSPSKSQSENSSLDNTPFMCPVCMESCLKRRPTTTKCGHIYCEECIRHAIRLTHKCPMCKTKLSSSSLIRIYV, encoded by the exons ATGAAGACAAGAACCCAAGTGAAGAAAATGTCATCAAACGTGGAGGTCCCAATAGAG CAGCGAACTGTCGAAGAAGCTTTGGAAAATGTTACAGAATTCATAGACAGCGTTTATAGGGACTTAAGTATGTTGTCACCAACATTGTCCCAATCATCTTCCCGTTCACAAAGAATTGCAAGACGATCAACAGAAGTAACGCCACTAGCTTCACCGGAAAGTCCTGCTATTGCTGCTGGTGGTTCAAGAAGCCAGGATATTGATTCATACGATACATTTGCCGAGCATGTCAAGCCGTTCAGTTCACCTAGACGACGCAATCAAGACgattccattatagaaaaaa ATAATCGCAACATTCCAATGCCATCTACCAATGGGACGAGTAGCAATAGAAGACAACCTAGAGGCCTTACAACTTCTCGAACTGATACAGATATAAATGATGCTATAATATTTTCTACGCCAACTGAGACGCCATCAAGAAACCTATTTCAATATTCAATACAAAACCGTAATCCAACAAATAACAATGTTACACAAAATTCAAGACCTATTCCgaatgaaattgttttagatgatgatgaagatgatgaCGTTGTCGTTGTCCAATCTAATTTGCCACCAGTTATTGACCTATGCACACCCAATGAGGGCCATCGACGTTTGACAATCAATCGTAATGATTTGACTCGCAGACATTTGGAGACGCCGGTTGGAGTTGAAGTAGAGGAAATACCAGTTCGTCGACGACGTCTATCCAAATCTAAATCAAAAGAGGATTTGCCAAATGTAGCCACAAATTCTCCTTCTCCATCCAAATCTCAAAGTGAAAATAGTTCATTAGATAATACGCCTTTTATGTGTCCCGTATGCATGGAATCTTGCCTAAAACGTAGGCCAACTACCACGAAATGTGGTCATATTTATTGTGAAGAATGTATACGACATGCCATACGATTAACACACAAATGTCCTATGTGTAAAACAAAACTTAGTTCTAGTAGTTTAATACGTATATATGTTTGA
- the dgrn gene encoding degringolade isoform X1, whose translation MKTRTQVKKMSSNVEVPIEQRTVEEALENVTEFIDSVYRDLSMLSPTLSQSSSRSQRIARRSTEVTPLASPESPAIAAGGSRSQDIDSYDTFAEHVKPFSSPRRRNQDDSIIEKINRICDSVDQNLRAVGIVINPERSQSTNCTNDNRNIPMPSTNGTSSNRRQPRGLTTSRTDTDINDAIIFSTPTETPSRNLFQYSIQNRNPTNNNVTQNSRPIPNEIVLDDDEDDDVVVVQSNLPPVIDLCTPNEGHRRLTINRNDLTRRHLETPVGVEVEEIPVRRRRLSKSKSKEDLPNVATNSPSPSKSQSENSSLDNTPFMCPVCMESCLKRRPTTTKCGHIYCEECIRHAIRLTHKCPMCKTKLSSSSLIRIYV comes from the exons ATGAAGACAAGAACCCAAGTGAAGAAAATGTCATCAAACGTGGAGGTCCCAATAGAG CAGCGAACTGTCGAAGAAGCTTTGGAAAATGTTACAGAATTCATAGACAGCGTTTATAGGGACTTAAGTATGTTGTCACCAACATTGTCCCAATCATCTTCCCGTTCACAAAGAATTGCAAGACGATCAACAGAAGTAACGCCACTAGCTTCACCGGAAAGTCCTGCTATTGCTGCTGGTGGTTCAAGAAGCCAGGATATTGATTCATACGATACATTTGCCGAGCATGTCAAGCCGTTCAGTTCACCTAGACGACGCAATCAAGACgattccattatagaaaaaa tTAATAGAATATGTGATTCTGTCGATCAAAATTTAAGAGCTGTGGGAATTGTAATCAATCCGGAAAGAAGTCAGTCCACTAACTGTACAAACG ATAATCGCAACATTCCAATGCCATCTACCAATGGGACGAGTAGCAATAGAAGACAACCTAGAGGCCTTACAACTTCTCGAACTGATACAGATATAAATGATGCTATAATATTTTCTACGCCAACTGAGACGCCATCAAGAAACCTATTTCAATATTCAATACAAAACCGTAATCCAACAAATAACAATGTTACACAAAATTCAAGACCTATTCCgaatgaaattgttttagatgatgatgaagatgatgaCGTTGTCGTTGTCCAATCTAATTTGCCACCAGTTATTGACCTATGCACACCCAATGAGGGCCATCGACGTTTGACAATCAATCGTAATGATTTGACTCGCAGACATTTGGAGACGCCGGTTGGAGTTGAAGTAGAGGAAATACCAGTTCGTCGACGACGTCTATCCAAATCTAAATCAAAAGAGGATTTGCCAAATGTAGCCACAAATTCTCCTTCTCCATCCAAATCTCAAAGTGAAAATAGTTCATTAGATAATACGCCTTTTATGTGTCCCGTATGCATGGAATCTTGCCTAAAACGTAGGCCAACTACCACGAAATGTGGTCATATTTATTGTGAAGAATGTATACGACATGCCATACGATTAACACACAAATGTCCTATGTGTAAAACAAAACTTAGTTCTAGTAGTTTAATACGTATATATGTTTGA
- the dgrn gene encoding degringolade isoform X2, translated as MKTRTQVKKMSSNVEVPIERTVEEALENVTEFIDSVYRDLSMLSPTLSQSSSRSQRIARRSTEVTPLASPESPAIAAGGSRSQDIDSYDTFAEHVKPFSSPRRRNQDDSIIEKINRICDSVDQNLRAVGIVINPERSQSTNCTNDNRNIPMPSTNGTSSNRRQPRGLTTSRTDTDINDAIIFSTPTETPSRNLFQYSIQNRNPTNNNVTQNSRPIPNEIVLDDDEDDDVVVVQSNLPPVIDLCTPNEGHRRLTINRNDLTRRHLETPVGVEVEEIPVRRRRLSKSKSKEDLPNVATNSPSPSKSQSENSSLDNTPFMCPVCMESCLKRRPTTTKCGHIYCEECIRHAIRLTHKCPMCKTKLSSSSLIRIYV; from the exons ATGAAGACAAGAACCCAAGTGAAGAAAATGTCATCAAACGTGGAGGTCCCAATAGAG CGAACTGTCGAAGAAGCTTTGGAAAATGTTACAGAATTCATAGACAGCGTTTATAGGGACTTAAGTATGTTGTCACCAACATTGTCCCAATCATCTTCCCGTTCACAAAGAATTGCAAGACGATCAACAGAAGTAACGCCACTAGCTTCACCGGAAAGTCCTGCTATTGCTGCTGGTGGTTCAAGAAGCCAGGATATTGATTCATACGATACATTTGCCGAGCATGTCAAGCCGTTCAGTTCACCTAGACGACGCAATCAAGACgattccattatagaaaaaa tTAATAGAATATGTGATTCTGTCGATCAAAATTTAAGAGCTGTGGGAATTGTAATCAATCCGGAAAGAAGTCAGTCCACTAACTGTACAAACG ATAATCGCAACATTCCAATGCCATCTACCAATGGGACGAGTAGCAATAGAAGACAACCTAGAGGCCTTACAACTTCTCGAACTGATACAGATATAAATGATGCTATAATATTTTCTACGCCAACTGAGACGCCATCAAGAAACCTATTTCAATATTCAATACAAAACCGTAATCCAACAAATAACAATGTTACACAAAATTCAAGACCTATTCCgaatgaaattgttttagatgatgatgaagatgatgaCGTTGTCGTTGTCCAATCTAATTTGCCACCAGTTATTGACCTATGCACACCCAATGAGGGCCATCGACGTTTGACAATCAATCGTAATGATTTGACTCGCAGACATTTGGAGACGCCGGTTGGAGTTGAAGTAGAGGAAATACCAGTTCGTCGACGACGTCTATCCAAATCTAAATCAAAAGAGGATTTGCCAAATGTAGCCACAAATTCTCCTTCTCCATCCAAATCTCAAAGTGAAAATAGTTCATTAGATAATACGCCTTTTATGTGTCCCGTATGCATGGAATCTTGCCTAAAACGTAGGCCAACTACCACGAAATGTGGTCATATTTATTGTGAAGAATGTATACGACATGCCATACGATTAACACACAAATGTCCTATGTGTAAAACAAAACTTAGTTCTAGTAGTTTAATACGTATATATGTTTGA
- the LOC142219414 gene encoding uncharacterized protein LOC142219414 isoform X2, which translates to MSSYSIVYPKPLPPLENQTLINDNGFALTEIAALRNGWRLINRRFMYHSRAIFMGFFEENENFLEQFRDQKGKLNMSHLHQHPQLLLSTYGNLIMKALDDSTYINVLMTDISQRHRIFGVTYEHIKALKK; encoded by the exons ATGTCCTCCTATAGTATCGTTTATCCGAAACCATTACCACCATTGGAAAACCAAACGTTGATAAATGATAATGGATTTGCATTGACGGAAATAGCTGCATTACGAAATGGTTGGCGTCTCATCAACCGACGTTTCATGTATCATTCACGAGCGATTTTTATGGG ATTTTtcgaagaaaatgaaaattttcttgagcaATTTCGTGATCAAAAGGGAAAGCTAAATATGTCTCATCTTCATCAGCATCCACAGCTACTATTATCAACCTATGGTAATCTCATTATGAAGGCCCTTGACGATTCCACCTATATTAATGTGCTGATGACGGATATTAGCCAGCGTCATAGAATTTTTGGAGTTACATATGAACATATAAAG